Part of the Penicillium digitatum chromosome 4, complete sequence genome is shown below.
TTACCTAACCTTCCGAACCTTCTTATCGTGTAACGGACACTAAACTGGGGCGCTGGGCGGCGTTTCGCCAAAAACTCCACTGTCATCCACTTCTAGCCTGCTTCCAATGATCTCGTTGGGTGGCCGATCAAGTTGAGTGGATCAGCGTTGTGCTCCACGTGTTGAAGCAGCCAAGCAGAGCTCACAAATCATTGTTAGTCATGGAAACCCTGCTTTGCCTCCTGATAGTGCCCGCATTCGAAGTGCGCAGATTTTGCCTTCTTATATTCCAGGTTATCTCTCTTCCGTTTCACCTGGCAGACTAGCCTCACTTCCAAAATCATCATGGGCCTCGAAAACATCTCTAACAACCATGATACCGAAAAGGTGATGGGAACAGATGGCGAGAAGTCCGCATATGCTTCCCCACCGCCGTTTGAAGGGGACATCGTCGGGGAAATGAGCGAGGCCGAGAGGAATATTTATGACCACGGCATCAAGAGGTTCAATCGTCTTGGCTGGAAGCGACTCACTGTCGTCCTCATCGTCGAAGCCATTGCACTCGGCAGTTTGTCGATTCCCTCCACCTTTGCAACGCTAGGCATGGTCCCAGGTGTGATTTGCTGTGTGGGCATCGGTCTTATCGCCATCTACACCAGTTATATTGTCGGAATGGTCAAATTGGCCTTCCCCGAGGTTGCCAACTATGCCGATGCGGGTCGATTGCTGGGTCACCGATTAGGGTGTGGTCGCTTTGCTTATGAGCTGGTCAACGGGATGCTCGGACTCCAACTGATATTCCTGACGGCCTCGCACTGCCTGACAGGAACCATCGCATTCCTTGACATCACCAAAAGCGGCATTTGCTCGATCATCTTTGCCGTGGTTTCCGCCATTCTCCTGCTTTTACTCGCCATTCCGCCCAGTTTCACCGAGGTGGCCATTCTGGGTTATGTCGATTTTGCATCCATCATCATTGCCATTGGAATCACAATCATTGGTACGGGTGTTCAGGCGACTGACTCACCCGGTGGACTCTCCGGAGTCGCATGGTCTGCATGGCCGAAGGATAACCTTTCTTTTACGGAAGCCTTTATCGCTGTGACGAACATCGTTTTCGCTTACAGTTTTGCCATGTGCCAGTTCTCTTTTATGGACGAGATGCACACTCCTCGAGACTTTATCAAATCGATCTGGGCGCTAGGTATCACCGAGATCATCATCTACACGGTGACTGGTGCCACGATCTATGCCTTTGTTGGCCAGGATGTGTCCAGCCCTGCACTCACCTCTGCTGGAACTACCCTTAGCCGCATTGCATACGGCGTTGCTCTCCCTGTCATCTTCATCAGTGGTTCGATCAATACCGTGGTTTTTGGGCGTTTGGTTCATGGCCGTATCTTCGCCAACTCCCCCATACGCTTCATCAACACCAAGATGGGATGGTTGACATGGCTGGCAGTGATCACAGCCGCTACAATTGCGGCATTCATCATTGCC
Proteins encoded:
- a CDS encoding N amino acid transport system protein, producing MISLGGRSIMETLLCLLIVPAFETSLTSKIIMGLENISNNHDTEKVMGTDGEKSAYASPPPFEGDIVGEMSEAERNIYDHGIKRFNRLGWKRLTVVLIVEAIALGSLSIPSTFATLGMVPGVICCVGIGLIAIYTSYIVGMVKLAFPEVANYADAGRLLGHRLGCGRFAYELVNGMLGLQLIFLTASHCLTGTIAFLDITKSGICSIIFAVVSAILLLLLAIPPSFTEVAILGYVDFASIIIAIGITIIGTGVQATDSPGGLSGVAWSAWPKDNLSFTEAFIAVTNIVFAYSFAMCQFSFMDEMHTPRDFIKSIWALGITEIIIYTVTGATIYAFVGQDVSSPALTSAGTTLSRIAYGVALPVIFISGSINTVVFGRLVHGRIFANSPIRFINTKMGWLTWLAVITAATIAAFIIAEVIPFFNDLLSISSALFISGFTFYFPAMMWFLLLRKGSWNENNNLVLAAVNAVIFLIGMVVLVGGTYSSIDDIVLKYDRGEVRGVFSCAAPE